A genomic window from Euryarchaeota archaeon includes:
- a CDS encoding universal stress protein gives MMILVGYDGSDPSRKAIEHSLKRMEPEKDEVVVLTVVPKAVAERSFVGMLLPTADMSGISDDKTFVESAKARVSEVVESVKKRGYRARGHVKVGNAADELIAAAEELKVDEICLGYKSYEKQTMYFIGSVAEKVVRHSNRTVTIVR, from the coding sequence ATGATGATTCTAGTCGGCTACGACGGATCGGACCCGTCCCGGAAAGCCATTGAGCACTCGTTGAAGCGCATGGAGCCTGAAAAGGACGAAGTGGTGGTCCTCACGGTCGTCCCGAAGGCGGTCGCCGAGCGCTCTTTCGTCGGGATGCTGCTTCCTACGGCCGACATGAGCGGCATCAGCGACGACAAGACCTTCGTCGAATCCGCCAAGGCGCGCGTGAGCGAGGTGGTCGAGAGCGTCAAGAAACGGGGTTACCGGGCGCGCGGCCACGTGAAGGTCGGGAACGCCGCCGATGAGTTGATCGCGGCCGCTGAGGAACTCAAGGTCGATGAGATCTGCCTCGGTTACAAAAGCTACGAGAAGCAGACGATGTACTTCATCGGAAGTGTCGCCGAAAAGGTCGTGCGCCACAGCAACCGGACCGTCACGATAGTACGATGA